GAAATTCACTTTTAAGTGAGATTCTGCCGGtttatctatacatatattaaattttattaacacTGATTACCCGAGTAAGTTTTGTTTAGTAATActaaatatttcatattcattgattcaagttttttttattaattatacacataGATAATTGCATCCTAGAATATTCAACATAAAATTACAGATATCATCTATCCAGGTACAAATGTAGTAAAAAGATGGTCATATGGGGTGTAAAGCGTGTCCAAGTTTAAACGGGCTTCTTCTCTGAGGATTTTTTTGCTCAGATTAAAGAATAGAGGAAGGATGAGCTGGGATCAGATTCAGGTTCTTTACTGTTAAAATATCTTCCACCAACTCATTTAGCTCGCGAATATTTGTGCAAGcttgtttttttccaacttatCTTTCTCTTTAATAGCCGTTTGGAAATTGCTTAATTCTTTGTCAACAACTGTTCGTAGGGCTGGATTCAACTCAGCTGCACGTTCAAGGTCTTCCTTAgcttctttttcattccacACTCCGATATGCGCCTTTCCGCGACGATAAAGTGCCTTCACATTGTCtagagagaaatgaaaagggAAAATCAATCGTGGTTTCCCATTGGATATGTGATACGTAATATAACAAACCTGGCTCCGATTTGAGTACGGTAGTACAGTGTTCAATCACAGCATAATACtctttatttaacaatttgcATTGTGCAAAATTAAGGAGAAGTGGCACTTTCATTTTCTGCAATTCGAGCCATTCTTCGTCGTTTGGTTTTTCCCTTGAAGAAATCAGCACAAATATCGAAGCAGGTATGTAATATCGCATACACCAAATAAGTTAAAATATACTTACTTCAACATCAACTGTTCCAGCATACCGATTGCTGTTGCATAAGTATCCGATGCAGCTTTGTAATTTTCCTCCTTGAATTGGGTGTTACCCTTTTCTCTAAGAGTCGGTATACTGTTTAGTTTTTCATCTTCCGTCATCTGCCAAGTTTCCTTTTCATAATCAGATGGTGATACAACATCTAATAATTCTGTAAAACTCGACTATAATATGCATTCCGTTTGAACATTTGTTCGcattattttgcaaaataattttatccaaTGAAATTCGTGTACCAATCGTAAACTCCAAATCCTGCGGGTTCTTAATAAGATCGTTCAAATCGTCGTATCCAATACCCTCGTTTTGTAACATCACACCGCAGCAGTGATGACTTCGTTTTTCCGAAAGTGGTTTACCCACCTCTCTCAATGTTTTCGATACAAATGGATATGGCGTGACAAGCTGCAGAAGTGTTTTATAGTAAACAGGATTTGGCATTGctgaatgatttgaaattggaATGAAGTTATTGGATGAATTTATGTGATTACTTACGCTCTTGTCGACTCTGAATCTGGCAATTTCCTTCAGAGCCATTTTTTGTACAATCACTTCCCAAACttcaagtttgaattttttgccaaGCACAAGTTCCATAGGCTCGCCCATCACCCTGCTGTCGTCGACaacagttttttcttcattacaCCTGGTTGTTTTAAAGTGAAATCGAACCTGTGAAGAAGTACGGACCATCAACTCTTTGTGACACGTTTAAGGACGGATTTTGACTTCTTATTATGAATTTTGTTCAGCAGTACTAACCTTGGTACctggtgaaaaattcacaaattttgTTCCAGTGTGCAAAATGGATTTCTGAATAAATTCCTTGTTTTCCATTGTTACCGCTGTTTAAATGTAAATGCAAATATAATGTTgcgtggtaaaaaaaattgtatttttttacacgaagatttacaatttgtacattttttttcaccagacCTCTTAAAGGATTAGTGGTAAATCAGGTGATTTCTGATACACTTTTATAAATTGTCACAACATAACCTCCAAACAAGCCCTTATCTGACAAGTGTAGAACTGTCGTCTGCTGCTGTCAAATAAGGTTGGAAGAACTGTCTTCGGTCAACGCAGCCGCGTTCATAAACGTggatattataaaatttgaggCCTTCTTATGTGCTGAAATCCCTTCTCAGTTACTTTCGGTAACTTTCCAATAAAATAGAGGCTGTTTCTTTGTCACGATGTCATATAACATGTGTGGGGAGTTGTTTTGAAACTGGCAGCACGATGACGGTTTTCGGAACACGTGACGACATTAATTCCGAGAATTTGATAAGTTAACATCTGCTTATCAGCAGTCAGTATCTTGAATATCGCTGTTCTGTCAGGATCGTGAATTTTACCTCGAGACCGTGCTGGCACGgtttttaata
The Neodiprion fabricii isolate iyNeoFabr1 chromosome 5, iyNeoFabr1.1, whole genome shotgun sequence genome window above contains:
- the LOC124183846 gene encoding AH receptor-interacting protein codes for the protein MENKEFIQKSILHTGTKFVNFSPGTKVRFHFKTTRCNEEKTVVDDSRVMGEPMELVLGKKFKLEVWEVIVQKMALKEIARFRVDKSLVTPYPFVSKTLREVGKPLSEKRSHHCCGVMLQNEGIGYDDLNDLIKNPQDLEFTIELLDVVSPSDYEKETWQMTEDEKLNSIPTLREKGNTQFKEENYKAASDTYATAIGMLEQLMLKEKPNDEEWLELQKMKVPLLLNFAQCKLLNKEYYAVIEHCTTVLKSEPDNVKALYRRGKAHIGVWNEKEAKEDLERAAELNPALRTVVDKELSNFQTAIKEKDKLEKNKLAQIFAS